In the genome of Nocardia terpenica, one region contains:
- a CDS encoding ketosynthase chain-length factor, with protein sequence MCSAVVTGIGAMVGDGTDIEAYWKAVLDGRSWIQPIRRYDASRYSARLAGQIVGFEVAKHLPSRLVPQTDRVTQLALVAADEALADARISDRGHDPLEMGVVTSNASGGWEYTHTEMNKLWTRGPAQVSVYESFAWFYAANTGQISIRNGMRGASGVLVADQAGGLDAIGQARRNLRRGAQLMVTGGLDSSLDPWGWLSHVSGGEVSTAEDALSAYLPFDATARGYVPGEGGAILVLERDDSACPPCKRYGRVAGYASAFDPSPGSGRAPNLTRALRLALADAGVEPARVDVVFADGAGVPERDRSEAQSIAEVFGPKGVPVTVPKAGVGRLLAGGGPLDVVVALLTIRDGVLPPTPNVRTVPDEYAIDLVLGRREMEVGVAVVLARGRGGFNSALVITK encoded by the coding sequence ATGTGCAGCGCCGTTGTGACCGGGATAGGGGCCATGGTCGGGGACGGTACCGATATCGAGGCCTATTGGAAGGCCGTACTTGACGGTCGCTCTTGGATCCAGCCGATTCGGCGGTACGACGCGTCGCGCTACAGCGCTCGATTGGCCGGTCAGATCGTCGGTTTCGAGGTCGCGAAGCACCTGCCGAGCCGACTCGTTCCGCAAACCGACCGGGTGACACAGCTGGCGCTCGTCGCCGCTGACGAGGCCCTGGCCGATGCCCGCATCTCTGATCGCGGTCACGATCCACTCGAGATGGGCGTGGTCACGTCCAACGCCTCGGGTGGCTGGGAGTACACGCACACAGAGATGAACAAACTGTGGACTCGAGGGCCCGCTCAGGTCAGCGTGTACGAGTCGTTCGCCTGGTTCTATGCGGCCAACACCGGACAGATATCCATCCGCAACGGCATGCGCGGCGCCAGCGGGGTGTTGGTCGCCGACCAGGCGGGTGGACTGGACGCGATCGGCCAAGCCCGGCGGAACCTGCGCCGGGGTGCCCAGCTGATGGTGACCGGTGGGCTCGATTCTTCACTCGATCCGTGGGGGTGGCTCTCCCATGTCTCCGGCGGTGAGGTGAGCACTGCCGAAGATGCGTTGAGCGCCTACTTGCCCTTCGATGCGACCGCGCGCGGATATGTCCCCGGAGAAGGCGGCGCGATCTTGGTACTCGAACGCGATGATTCGGCATGTCCTCCCTGTAAGCGGTACGGGCGGGTGGCCGGATATGCGTCGGCATTCGATCCCTCGCCGGGCAGCGGTCGGGCGCCCAACCTGACCCGGGCTCTGCGACTCGCGCTGGCCGATGCCGGGGTCGAACCTGCCCGGGTCGATGTCGTCTTCGCCGACGGCGCCGGTGTTCCGGAGCGGGATAGAAGCGAGGCACAGAGTATCGCCGAGGTCTTCGGGCCGAAAGGGGTTCCGGTCACTGTGCCGAAAGCCGGGGTGGGGCGGCTGCTCGCCGGCGGGGGTCCGTTGGATGTGGTCGTCGCGCTGCTAACCATCCGGGATGGCGTACTTCCTCCAACCCCTAACGTCCGAACGGTTCCAGATGAATACGCCATCGATCTGGTGCTGGGTCGGCGAGAGATGGAGGTCGGCGTCGCCGTCGTGCTGGCCCGGGGTCGCGGCGGTTTCAATTCGGCATTAGTGATCACCAAATGA
- a CDS encoding methyltransferase encodes MPEQNMKSMHTMSALHGDSLFSDMIWLLSGMPLAYMLQTIAELGIADELVSGPLSVEELAERTESDVDALYRVLRAVATRGVFTEISNRIFGLTEHAQILRSDVPNSLRNAFRMHGQKCMRDMYAETAYSVRTGKSAFEYVNGAPLFQYFAQRPECKELFDSFVGMAARRIQHAAIETYDLTGVRKLVDIGEMHGGLLASILTNHPGMRGVYADLPVVVPSAEKVLREAGVGDRVELVGGSYLESVPSDADVYLLPQLLHRLSDAEAVAVLTNIRQVISPTGRVLAIDAVLPEGDVPHLAKVLDSTQLLLGPIRDRTEAEFVEIFEKAGFRLVEITGRTLPAGVLVAVSRPRVEPA; translated from the coding sequence ATGCCCGAGCAAAATATGAAGTCAATGCACACCATGTCGGCGCTGCATGGTGATTCGTTGTTCAGTGACATGATCTGGCTGCTCAGCGGTATGCCGCTGGCATACATGCTCCAAACGATTGCGGAACTTGGCATTGCGGACGAATTGGTTAGCGGGCCGCTTTCTGTGGAAGAATTGGCGGAACGGACCGAGAGTGATGTCGATGCTCTGTACCGGGTACTTCGGGCAGTGGCGACAAGAGGTGTATTCACCGAGATCTCGAACCGTATCTTCGGGCTCACCGAACATGCTCAGATCCTTCGGTCCGACGTGCCGAACTCGCTGCGCAATGCCTTTCGAATGCACGGCCAGAAATGTATGCGTGATATGTATGCAGAGACGGCCTATTCGGTGCGGACCGGAAAATCCGCCTTCGAGTACGTGAATGGCGCGCCGCTGTTCCAATACTTCGCACAGCGACCGGAGTGCAAGGAACTCTTCGACAGTTTTGTGGGAATGGCCGCTCGTCGGATTCAGCATGCCGCGATCGAGACCTACGACCTGACCGGGGTGCGTAAGCTGGTCGATATCGGTGAAATGCACGGTGGTCTGCTGGCATCTATCCTGACCAACCATCCTGGAATGCGCGGTGTGTACGCCGACTTGCCTGTCGTAGTGCCGTCCGCCGAAAAGGTACTACGTGAAGCTGGGGTCGGCGACCGGGTCGAGCTGGTCGGCGGCAGCTATCTCGAGTCGGTCCCGTCCGACGCCGATGTCTACTTGTTGCCGCAGCTGCTCCACCGTTTGAGCGATGCCGAGGCGGTCGCCGTGCTGACGAACATCCGGCAGGTGATATCGCCAACCGGTCGAGTCCTGGCAATCGACGCGGTTCTTCCCGAGGGCGATGTGCCGCATCTGGCGAAGGTACTGGACAGTACCCAGCTTCTGCTGGGGCCGATTCGGGATCGCACCGAGGCCGAGTTCGTCGAAATCTTTGAGAAGGCGGGTTTCCGGCTGGTCGAGATCACCGGCCGGACATTGCCCGCCGGTGTGTTGGTCGCAGTGTCCCGGCCGCGCGTGGAACCGGCCTGA
- a CDS encoding methyltransferase, producing MAEEPVRAAIDVDRDAVSSRKMWEFHSGLRMGFMLSAVAEIGVADHLVEGPLPVVELAERTHSDADSLYRVLRALASQGVFTEVSRRAFGLTPLAAILRSDSPDSLRDVFRLQGQKFMRDAYADIGYSIRTGEPAFDQVNGVELFEYLAGHPEMNDLFSRAMGNTARQTQRAAVEAYDLTGVGRLVDVGGAHGHLLASILTRYPDMAGVVFDQPHVVVGAERVLREAGVLDRAKLIGGDYLDSVPAGGDVYVISHVLHQLSDADAITVLTNVRRAMSEVGRVLVIDPVIPEGDVPHPGKFMDITMLALSRGRDRSEEEFADVFEKAGLRLADIIGLAAPSSVVVAVPSLTEPRNSERIMTDRIALDDLRSILVEAAGGAEATAPDEELLDVDLYELGYDSLALIEVGARIKDRFGVAIPDDKLTDLRTFRLILDRVNATEEGEQ from the coding sequence GTGGCTGAGGAACCAGTACGCGCCGCGATCGATGTTGATCGTGATGCGGTGTCGTCGCGAAAAATGTGGGAATTCCACAGCGGTCTGCGAATGGGTTTCATGCTGTCCGCAGTCGCCGAGATCGGCGTCGCCGACCATCTCGTGGAGGGCCCGCTACCGGTGGTCGAGCTGGCGGAGCGGACTCACAGCGATGCGGATTCGCTATACCGGGTGCTGCGGGCTTTGGCGAGCCAGGGAGTCTTCACCGAGGTCTCCCGTCGCGCTTTCGGCCTGACTCCGCTCGCGGCGATTCTGCGATCCGACTCGCCGGACTCGCTGCGCGATGTCTTCCGTCTGCAGGGGCAGAAGTTCATGCGGGATGCGTATGCGGACATAGGGTATTCGATACGCACCGGGGAACCTGCCTTCGACCAGGTGAACGGTGTGGAGCTGTTCGAGTATTTGGCCGGACATCCGGAGATGAACGATCTGTTCAGCCGGGCGATGGGAAATACAGCCCGGCAGACGCAGCGGGCGGCCGTCGAGGCATACGACCTCACCGGGGTAGGGAGGCTGGTCGATGTCGGTGGAGCACATGGGCACCTACTGGCGTCGATTCTGACCAGATATCCCGATATGGCAGGCGTTGTCTTCGATCAGCCACACGTAGTCGTCGGCGCGGAGCGGGTCCTCCGCGAGGCTGGTGTACTCGATCGGGCCAAACTGATCGGGGGCGACTATCTGGATTCGGTGCCGGCAGGTGGCGACGTCTACGTGATCTCTCATGTGCTGCATCAGTTGAGCGATGCCGATGCCATCACAGTGCTGACGAATGTTCGTCGTGCGATGTCTGAGGTCGGCCGTGTCCTGGTGATCGACCCGGTGATTCCTGAGGGTGATGTGCCGCACCCGGGAAAGTTCATGGATATCACCATGCTGGCGTTGAGCCGGGGCCGGGATCGGTCCGAGGAAGAGTTCGCCGACGTTTTTGAGAAGGCCGGTCTGCGACTGGCCGACATCATCGGGCTGGCGGCACCCTCGAGCGTTGTCGTCGCTGTACCGAGCCTGACGGAGCCACGAAATTCGGAGCGGATCATGACAGATCGAATCGCGCTCGACGACTTGCGATCGATTCTCGTCGAGGCGGCCGGTGGCGCCGAAGCTACGGCGCCGGATGAGGAACTTCTCGATGTCGATCTTTACGAGTTGGGCTACGACTCGCTCGCGTTGATCGAGGTCGGGGCGCGGATTAAGGATCGGTTCGGGGTGGCGATACCCGACGACAAGCTGACCGATCTGCGCACGTTCCGCCTCATCCTCGATCGGGTGAACGCAACCGAGGAGGGCGAACAATGA
- a CDS encoding aromatase/cyclase, with protein sequence MTVSKIDVRREIIVDVSPAVVYELITNVELWPVIFGPTVHTRVLERTEHRDRFEIWATMSNGEVETWRSRREFDRPASRVSFEQDHDNAFGRMAGGWACIPRAGGRTLVVLEHSCVPSADRADARQRITRDLDHNTAAELEALRTVATLPGGLDRWLLTFVESTELAGPVSTAREFIWDADRWSERLPHVVDLELVSGVGGTQDLTMRTRAPDGAIHRTRSVRVLLPDGSIVYKQTRLPRALLGHSGRWDFRTDHSSASLRSSHTFLLDPVGVAEVFGSSVSADEAMERVRAALSANSLVTMEYASRYAAMHGALR encoded by the coding sequence ATGACCGTGTCGAAGATCGATGTCCGGCGCGAAATCATCGTCGATGTATCGCCTGCGGTGGTCTACGAGCTGATCACGAACGTCGAGCTGTGGCCGGTGATCTTTGGTCCGACCGTGCACACGCGAGTGCTGGAACGTACCGAGCACCGGGATCGCTTCGAGATCTGGGCGACGATGTCGAACGGTGAAGTTGAAACGTGGCGTTCGCGCCGAGAATTCGACCGGCCTGCCAGTCGGGTTTCGTTTGAGCAGGACCACGACAACGCGTTCGGTCGCATGGCCGGTGGTTGGGCCTGTATCCCGCGCGCTGGCGGGCGGACACTGGTTGTGCTCGAACACAGCTGCGTCCCATCGGCGGATCGGGCCGACGCTCGTCAGCGGATCACCCGGGATCTGGACCACAACACCGCGGCCGAGCTCGAGGCGCTGCGGACTGTCGCGACTCTGCCCGGCGGTTTGGATCGATGGCTGCTGACATTCGTCGAGTCGACCGAACTGGCGGGTCCGGTGAGTACCGCGCGCGAGTTCATCTGGGACGCGGATCGCTGGTCGGAGAGATTACCACATGTCGTCGACCTCGAGCTGGTCTCAGGAGTCGGTGGCACCCAGGACCTGACCATGCGGACCCGAGCCCCGGACGGTGCGATCCACAGGACTCGGTCGGTGCGGGTACTGCTCCCGGACGGTTCGATCGTATACAAGCAGACCCGACTACCGCGTGCGTTGCTCGGGCACAGCGGCCGCTGGGACTTCCGCACCGACCATTCGAGTGCCTCTCTCCGCTCGTCGCACACATTCCTGCTGGATCCTGTGGGGGTGGCGGAGGTGTTCGGGTCTTCGGTGTCGGCGGACGAGGCGATGGAGCGAGTCCGTGCGGCATTGTCGGCCAACAGTCTGGTCACGATGGAATATGCATCCCGGTACGCGGCGATGCACGGGGCGCTGCGGTGA
- a CDS encoding MBL fold metallo-hydrolase translates to MAPDIHAFLQPPGSWCLNNAGVIAGRNGVVLVDTAATRSRAEALRTAAEGLGRGAVRLVVNTHSHGDHVFGNCVFAPPATIVAHELTGPEIAAADLGLRTLWPDVEWGELSLRLPTVTFGRSLTLLLGDRVVELYHVGPAHTTNDVVVWIPDVRVLFTGDVVLPGCTPFCLMGSVRGSLAALDRLRNFGAETVIGGHGRISGPEVFDETERYLRRVLDLAAEGVAEGMTPLQIAGRHGLGEFGELLDSERLVGNLHRAVLEIERPDLPLGSDTDVFAVFEEMIDFNGRCMPACLA, encoded by the coding sequence GTGGCGCCGGACATCCACGCGTTCCTCCAGCCACCGGGAAGCTGGTGTCTGAACAACGCCGGGGTGATCGCCGGACGGAACGGAGTGGTCCTGGTGGATACAGCCGCGACCAGATCCCGCGCCGAGGCGCTGCGCACCGCGGCCGAGGGACTCGGCCGCGGTGCGGTGCGGTTGGTGGTCAACACACACAGCCATGGCGATCATGTCTTCGGCAACTGCGTGTTCGCACCACCCGCCACCATCGTCGCGCACGAACTGACCGGGCCGGAGATCGCGGCTGCCGACCTAGGGCTGCGCACGTTGTGGCCGGACGTCGAATGGGGGGAGCTGTCCCTTCGGCTGCCGACGGTTACGTTCGGACGGAGTCTGACTCTCTTGCTCGGTGACCGAGTTGTCGAGCTCTACCATGTCGGTCCCGCGCACACCACCAACGACGTCGTGGTGTGGATCCCGGACGTCCGCGTGCTCTTCACGGGTGATGTGGTGCTTCCTGGCTGCACCCCGTTCTGTCTCATGGGTTCGGTTCGCGGCAGCCTCGCGGCGCTCGACCGGCTTCGTAATTTCGGTGCGGAGACGGTGATCGGCGGGCACGGTCGGATCAGCGGGCCCGAAGTCTTCGACGAGACCGAGCGTTACCTGCGCAGGGTCCTCGATCTGGCGGCCGAGGGCGTTGCCGAGGGGATGACTCCGCTCCAGATCGCCGGTCGCCACGGGCTCGGCGAGTTCGGCGAACTGCTCGACTCGGAGCGGCTCGTCGGAAATCTCCACCGGGCCGTCCTGGAGATCGAGCGACCGGATCTGCCACTCGGCTCGGACACCGATGTTTTCGCGGTGTTCGAGGAGATGATCGATTTCAATGGCAGGTGCATGCCGGCCTGTTTGGCGTAG
- a CDS encoding nuclear transport factor 2 family protein — translation MLSTKIYYELRQFYADQLDARDRGRTQEWLDVFDDDATMTTKVLGHGSPVRKADFAPAVWDLDASFHEKGIQRRHCVHGFTFQARDRLIVTRFYGLFLVVDPERGARVQSAAMISDVLRRSGSTWRVLSREIERDDLGRLKDIEGDKS, via the coding sequence ATGCTGTCTACGAAAATCTATTACGAATTGAGACAATTCTACGCTGATCAATTGGATGCTCGCGACCGGGGGCGTACCCAGGAATGGTTGGATGTCTTCGACGACGACGCGACGATGACGACCAAGGTGCTCGGTCACGGCTCGCCGGTGAGGAAGGCTGACTTCGCGCCCGCAGTGTGGGATCTGGACGCCTCTTTCCATGAAAAAGGAATCCAGCGGCGCCATTGCGTCCACGGCTTCACATTTCAGGCCCGTGACCGCTTGATCGTCACAAGGTTCTACGGGCTTTTCCTGGTTGTCGATCCCGAAAGGGGAGCTCGGGTGCAGTCTGCCGCGATGATCTCCGATGTGCTGCGGAGATCCGGCTCTACCTGGCGAGTGCTGTCCCGCGAAATAGAGCGGGATGATCTCGGTCGGTTGAAAGATATCGAAGGAGATAAGTCATGA
- a CDS encoding nuclear transport factor 2 family protein translates to MNQMVNQGIVTVSAEVYSCVDQFYAFQMQTLDDGDIDGWVGTFTDDGVFISNGLPDPVVGREQLAELGRKTVARLSERDAIRRHFVFNVIIEPASGGVLRTTCYVPVFDTVDGITSLTTSTVMHDELVKSDDCLLVRHRVISRDDLAVKS, encoded by the coding sequence ATGAATCAGATGGTCAACCAAGGCATCGTGACAGTATCGGCCGAAGTGTATTCCTGCGTAGACCAATTCTATGCATTTCAAATGCAGACTCTGGACGACGGTGACATCGACGGATGGGTGGGTACTTTCACCGATGATGGAGTGTTCATATCTAACGGTTTGCCGGATCCTGTCGTGGGAAGGGAACAGCTGGCAGAACTCGGCAGGAAGACGGTGGCCCGCTTGAGTGAGAGGGACGCCATTCGACGGCATTTCGTTTTCAACGTCATCATCGAACCGGCTTCCGGCGGAGTCTTGCGCACGACGTGCTACGTCCCGGTCTTCGACACCGTTGACGGCATAACGAGTTTGACCACGAGCACGGTCATGCATGACGAACTGGTGAAGTCCGACGACTGCCTGCTGGTACGGCATCGTGTCATCTCGCGCGACGATCTTGCGGTGAAGTCGTGA
- a CDS encoding FAD-binding oxidoreductase yields MITFQTLTMRLDGTALRVGDIGYEEARSGVQRAYLHRPSVAVRATCVGDVRLAVRYAAERGLDVAVQATGHGLNVATKGGVLIDVSRMADVRVDPVSRTVWVSAGTRWERVIAAAAEHGLAPLSGSSPDVGVVGYTLSGGLGLLSRRFGYAADHVRRLELVTADGEVRSVTPGEDLFWALRGGGGNFGVVTGLEFDLFPVASLYGGGLYFDTDRIPVVLKAYREWTATVPDGMSSSIGLIPLPDAPVVPAPLRGRHVAHVRIAYLGTVEDGEQWVTPLRALGACLVDTVGEMPYTATGSIHNEPKQPRNFYCTNAMLSKFDASVPDAVLDLVGPGAETFAVVQFNHLGAALARYPEVSNAVCHRDASHVLRVVTLPAGPERDMAHETADAVTRTVAPWTFGRSPNFVQGESIAQEQMRDCYDTTTFGRLSAIKAAHDPSNMFRCNVNIPPAPRI; encoded by the coding sequence GTGATCACCTTCCAGACGCTGACCATGCGGCTCGATGGAACGGCACTGCGCGTCGGGGACATCGGCTACGAGGAGGCCCGCAGCGGCGTGCAGCGTGCCTATCTGCACCGTCCATCGGTCGCTGTGCGCGCGACCTGTGTGGGCGATGTGCGGCTGGCGGTTCGGTACGCCGCCGAGCGCGGCCTCGACGTCGCGGTGCAGGCTACCGGACACGGCCTCAATGTCGCCACCAAAGGTGGTGTATTGATCGACGTCTCGCGGATGGCCGACGTCCGGGTGGATCCGGTGTCGCGCACTGTATGGGTGTCGGCCGGGACCCGATGGGAGCGGGTGATTGCCGCCGCGGCCGAGCACGGCTTGGCGCCGTTGTCCGGTTCCTCCCCGGACGTCGGTGTGGTCGGGTACACCCTCAGCGGTGGCCTCGGCCTGCTGAGTCGCAGATTCGGCTACGCGGCAGACCATGTGCGCCGGTTGGAGCTGGTCACCGCCGACGGAGAGGTCCGATCCGTGACACCGGGGGAGGATCTCTTCTGGGCGTTGCGGGGTGGCGGCGGAAACTTCGGCGTGGTGACCGGGTTGGAATTCGATTTGTTCCCGGTAGCCAGCCTCTATGGCGGTGGCTTGTACTTCGATACCGACCGCATACCTGTTGTGCTGAAGGCCTATCGGGAGTGGACCGCGACGGTGCCGGACGGGATGTCTTCGAGCATCGGGCTGATCCCGCTGCCGGATGCCCCGGTCGTGCCGGCGCCGCTGCGCGGGCGGCATGTTGCACACGTCCGTATTGCTTATCTCGGCACGGTCGAGGACGGTGAGCAGTGGGTGACTCCGCTTCGGGCATTGGGGGCATGTCTGGTGGACACTGTTGGCGAAATGCCTTACACGGCAACGGGTTCGATTCATAACGAACCGAAACAGCCGCGAAACTTCTACTGTACCAACGCGATGCTCAGCAAGTTCGACGCGTCGGTCCCGGACGCCGTGCTCGATCTGGTCGGTCCTGGCGCTGAAACTTTCGCAGTGGTGCAGTTCAATCACCTGGGCGCAGCGCTGGCTCGTTATCCAGAGGTATCCAACGCGGTATGTCATCGAGACGCCTCCCATGTGCTGCGAGTGGTGACCCTGCCTGCAGGACCCGAGCGGGACATGGCCCACGAGACTGCCGATGCCGTGACACGGACCGTGGCGCCCTGGACATTCGGACGCTCACCCAACTTCGTGCAGGGGGAGTCGATTGCGCAGGAACAAATGCGAGATTGTTATGACACGACCACCTTCGGCAGGCTCTCCGCGATCAAGGCTGCCCACGACCCGAGCAATATGTTTCGGTGCAATGTCAATATCCCTCCGGCACCACGGATTTGA
- a CDS encoding AfsR/SARP family transcriptional regulator: protein MGGRSVDFCLLGPVEGHTENGMIPLGRPQERLVLAILLVHAGHLVTIETLIDRVWEVAPIGARRTLQVHVARLRRLFAHLRDTTATAVPLVRSSGGYLLDIDPSCVDLHRFRRLVTNARDPNRRDGDRVTDLRAAVALWRGEPLSGLPGPWAFRNRAAWRQEYLDVVAAWAQSELRAGDPAAVIGPLTELTDQHPFAETLTAELIRALHRVGRTADALEVYARTRRTLADELGIDPGHDLQRLHRAVLRSSIRQPPSDYGSPQAAPVPGQLPADVSKFTGRTEYLARLDALLSAENQIGIWAMSGTAGAGKTALAVHWAHRVKDRFPDGQLYVDLCGFGPTELAVSPSEALRGFLAALGVRRSRVPAGLAARVGLYRTLTANRRVLIVLDNARDVEQVRPLLPGTPSALVLVTSRNQLTSLVAVEGAQALTLDLLPMAEAHELLAQRLGADRIAADPNAVDKIITACARLPLALAIVAARAQLTGFPLTTLVDELRETGRQLDALDGGDGASQVRAVFSWSYTTLTSPAARLFRLLSLHPGPDISVAAVISLVGQSPDETRRALSELVGGNVIVEHTPGRYAVHDLLRAYATELTHTIDSREQRHAATTRMLDHYLHTAHNAARLLYPHRNPDVLPPASPTAYPEHFADCAAAMSWLTAERRVLLAIFDQSMAGSFDVRSWVAGSGARHIPLLAGFIPYFRMLATELAGTRKTNHRTSRDLAREATIIKSVVPEGY from the coding sequence ATGGGGGGAAGATCTGTGGATTTTTGCCTACTCGGCCCGGTAGAGGGTCACACAGAAAATGGAATGATCCCGCTCGGGCGGCCGCAGGAGCGGTTGGTCTTGGCCATCCTGCTCGTCCACGCCGGGCATCTGGTCACGATCGAGACACTGATCGACCGGGTATGGGAGGTCGCTCCCATCGGTGCACGTCGGACCCTGCAAGTGCATGTCGCTCGGCTGCGCCGGTTATTCGCCCACTTGCGCGACACGACCGCCACCGCAGTACCGTTGGTTCGCTCCTCCGGCGGCTACCTGCTGGACATCGACCCGTCCTGTGTCGACCTCCACCGGTTCCGGCGGTTGGTGACCAACGCGCGGGACCCGAATCGTCGAGACGGCGACCGAGTGACCGATCTGCGCGCGGCGGTTGCACTGTGGCGAGGCGAGCCGCTGTCCGGGCTACCCGGACCGTGGGCGTTTCGAAACCGCGCCGCCTGGCGGCAGGAGTATCTGGACGTCGTCGCGGCCTGGGCACAGTCCGAACTCCGCGCAGGGGACCCGGCGGCGGTGATCGGACCGCTGACCGAGCTGACCGACCAACACCCGTTCGCCGAGACACTCACGGCGGAACTGATACGCGCACTGCACAGGGTGGGGCGTACAGCGGACGCCCTGGAGGTGTACGCCCGTACCCGACGGACACTAGCCGACGAACTGGGCATCGACCCTGGGCACGATTTGCAGAGGTTGCACCGGGCCGTCCTGCGCTCGAGCATCCGTCAACCACCGTCTGACTACGGCTCTCCCCAGGCCGCTCCGGTGCCAGGGCAGCTACCGGCCGACGTCAGCAAGTTCACCGGCCGCACCGAGTACCTCGCCCGGCTGGATGCCCTATTGTCGGCTGAGAATCAGATCGGGATTTGGGCCATGTCAGGCACCGCCGGAGCCGGCAAGACGGCCTTGGCGGTTCATTGGGCGCATCGAGTCAAAGACCGGTTCCCGGACGGGCAGCTGTATGTCGACCTTTGCGGCTTCGGCCCCACAGAGTTGGCGGTGTCCCCGTCTGAGGCCCTGCGCGGATTTCTCGCCGCTCTTGGCGTGCGGCGATCTCGAGTACCGGCCGGCCTAGCGGCCCGAGTCGGCCTGTATCGCACCCTCACTGCGAACCGGCGGGTGTTGATCGTCTTGGACAACGCCCGCGACGTCGAGCAGGTTCGGCCGCTGCTACCTGGAACGCCCAGCGCCCTGGTCCTCGTGACCAGCCGCAACCAGCTGACGTCCCTGGTCGCGGTCGAGGGTGCGCAGGCCCTTACGCTCGACCTGCTACCAATGGCAGAAGCACACGAGTTACTCGCCCAGCGGCTGGGCGCCGACCGCATTGCTGCTGATCCGAACGCGGTCGACAAGATCATCACCGCCTGCGCTCGGCTCCCTCTCGCCTTGGCCATCGTCGCCGCACGCGCCCAACTGACCGGCTTCCCTCTCACCACTCTCGTCGACGAACTACGCGAAACCGGTCGGCAACTGGACGCGCTCGATGGCGGTGACGGTGCGAGCCAGGTGCGAGCTGTGTTCTCCTGGTCGTACACCACCCTGACTTCGCCGGCCGCGCGGCTGTTCCGACTGCTGAGCCTGCACCCTGGTCCGGATATTTCGGTGGCCGCGGTGATCAGCCTCGTCGGCCAGAGCCCGGACGAGACGCGCCGTGCATTGTCCGAGTTGGTGGGCGGTAATGTGATCGTCGAACACACCCCCGGCCGGTATGCCGTCCATGATCTGCTGCGTGCCTACGCCACCGAACTCACCCACACCATCGACTCTCGCGAGCAACGCCACGCCGCCACCACTCGGATGCTCGACCACTACCTGCACACGGCCCACAATGCGGCTCGGCTGCTATACCCGCACCGGAACCCCGATGTCCTACCTCCAGCATCCCCGACCGCGTATCCTGAGCATTTCGCTGACTGCGCTGCGGCGATGTCGTGGCTAACCGCCGAACGGCGAGTGCTGCTCGCCATATTCGACCAGTCCATGGCGGGCAGTTTCGATGTCCGCTCCTGGGTGGCCGGCTCGGGTGCACGGCACATTCCGCTGCTGGCGGGGTTCATTCCGTACTTCCGAATGCTGGCCACAGAGTTAGCGGGGACTCGAAAAACGAATCACCGAACCAGCAGGGATCTCGCGCGGGAAGCCACAATTATCAAATCCGTGGTGCCGGAGGGATATTGA
- a CDS encoding response regulator transcription factor: MPISVLIADDQALLRTTFRMLIEANPDMTVVGEAADGEEAVALTRTHHPTVVLMDIRMPRVNGLTATTDICADPNLAATRVLILTTFETDEYVAQALRAGASGFLGKDISAEALLDGIRTVASGEALLSPTATRALIAQFLATNEPEVPVHADERLAALTGREREVLALAAEGMSNAEIAQLLVVSPLTVRTHIQRAITKLRARDRTQLVVIAYQTGLVRPRPFGNSPEFRS; this comes from the coding sequence ATGCCCATCAGCGTCCTCATCGCCGACGACCAAGCGCTGCTGCGTACGACCTTCCGAATGCTCATCGAGGCCAACCCGGACATGACGGTCGTGGGTGAAGCCGCCGACGGCGAGGAAGCGGTCGCGCTGACCCGCACGCACCACCCCACCGTCGTCCTCATGGACATCCGCATGCCCCGCGTCAACGGTCTCACCGCCACCACCGATATCTGCGCCGATCCGAATCTGGCCGCCACCCGCGTCCTCATCCTCACGACCTTCGAAACCGACGAGTACGTCGCCCAAGCCCTACGCGCGGGCGCCAGCGGATTTCTCGGCAAGGACATCTCCGCGGAAGCTCTCCTCGACGGCATCAGAACCGTCGCCAGCGGTGAGGCGCTGCTGTCCCCCACGGCCACCCGAGCCTTGATCGCACAGTTCCTCGCCACCAACGAACCTGAAGTTCCGGTCCACGCCGACGAACGACTGGCGGCGCTCACTGGGCGGGAACGGGAGGTACTGGCCCTAGCCGCCGAGGGCATGTCCAACGCCGAGATCGCCCAGCTCCTCGTCGTAAGCCCGCTGACGGTCCGTACCCATATCCAGCGCGCCATAACCAAATTGCGTGCCCGCGACCGCACACAACTGGTGGTCATCGCCTATCAGACCGGGCTGGTACGACCACGACCATTCGGCAATTCGCCCGAATTTCGATCATAG